The Sulfitobacter sp. SK011 genome contains the following window.
CTTGACGTCATCCACACCTTCCTCCCGCTTATCACGGGCAGTTTCTTTAGAGTGCCCAGCTTAACCTGCTGGCAACTAAAGATGTGGGTTGCGCTCGTTGCCGGACTTAACCGAACATCTCACGACACGAGCTGACGACAGCCATGCAGCACCTGTCACTGCGTCACCGAAGTGAACGCCCGATCTCTCGGGTTAGCACAGGATGTCAAGGGTTGGTAAGGTTCTGCGCGTTGCTTCGAATTAAACCACATGCTCCACCGCTTGTGCGGGCCCCCGTCAATTCCTTTGAGTTTTAATCTTGCGACCGTACTCCCCAGGCGGAATGCTTAATCCGTTAGGTGTGACACCGAACAGTATACTGCCCGACGTCTGGCATTCATCGTTTACGGTGTGGACTACCAGGGTATCTAATCCTGTTTGCTCCCCACACTTTCGTACCTCAGCGTCAGTATCGAGCCAGTGAGCCGCCTTCGCCACTGGTGTTCCTCCAAATATCTACGAATTTCACCTCTACACTTGGAATTCCACTCACCTCTCTCGAACTCAAGACCAGGAGTTTATGAGGCAGTTCCAGGGTTAAGCCCTGGGATTTCACCCCATACTTTCTGATCCGCCTACGTACGCTTTACGCCCAGTAATTCCGAACAACGCTAGCCCCCTCCGTATTACCGCGGCTGCTGGCACGGAGTTAGCCGGGGCTTCTTTACCAGGTACTGTCATTATCATCCCTGGCGAAAGTGCTTTACGATCCTAAGACCTTCATCACACACGCGGCATGGCTAGATCAGGCTTGCGCCCATTGTCTAAGATTCCCCACTGCTGCCTCCCGTAGGAGTCTGGGCCGTGTCTCAGTCCCAGTGTTGCTGATCATCCTCTAAAACCAGCTATAGATCGTAGACTTGGTAGGCCATTACCCCACCAACTATCTAATCTAACGCGGGCCAATCCTTCTCCGATAAATCTTTCCCCCGAAGGGCGTATATGGTATTACTCATCGTTTCCAATGGCTATTCCATAGAGAAGGGTATGTTCCCACGCGTTACTAACCCGTCCGCCGCTCACCCGAAGGTGCGCTCGACTTGCATGTGTTAGGCCTGCCGCCAGCGTTCGTTCTGAGCCAGGATCAAACTCTCAAGTTGAAATGTTCTTGCGAACATATCCTTGACGTCGAACCTCTGCACATCGTCCCATACACCTTACTGAAATGCATGGAACATCTTTTCTGTTTGTTGTGCTTTCAGTTACCAAAGTAACCAGAAGCCGTCCAAACAGTGAAGCTGACACTACATCATCGGACCGAAGCCCTAGTAGCGCGATATGAAGAGGTTGATCCATCGAATGAACCAAACCGCCCACATATCTCTTCAGATACTATCAATTTCAAAGAGCGTAGAGACAAAAGTGACTGGATGCGCCCTAACTTCTTTGGCGCGCCCCGCCTCGTTTACCTCTGATTTTATTCTTACGTCTCGTTGCTGTCTGTCTGCGTTTCCGCTTCCGTCTGGCCCGTCTGGCGTCCCTTTAGAGCGTCTCTGCTCGTCCGGTAAGGGGGGTTCTAGAGTTATGGCCCGGGACCCGCAACCCCTTTTTTCGCTAAATATGCATTTTTTGTGACGAAACCGTTTTCCTCTATAAAAACAGTAGTTTGCTTGCGACTTATTTCGCTCATTGGTCGGTTTGAGCAGCTTTATTGCTCTTACCATGGGTCATCCCTAAGCGCCTGATTGCTACATATAGCGGTATTCACACGCTGACCCCCAAGACTCATCAAGACTCACTCCGTTTATACGATCATTTTTGCGGTGATTTGCCCGATTCACTCCGGATCTGGAGCTGAATCGCAGTGAATCGATTTTGATTCTGCCCTATCGGGCACCGGATTCGCCTGATGAGTGATCGGATTTCGCAGTGGCCTTATGCGTGATAGCCGATTCACCGGTCGCACGGACTGCATTGCGGCCTTTACTGGCGTTTTTGCACTGATCGCATTGCGACCTGCGGCCACCATCCGTGAATCGCAGACCGCAACGGCCCATCAGGGCCAACAGCTATTATGATTCCTGGTAGTGTTGCGAGAACCCGGCTTTCGCGCGCTGATAGTGATTTGCCTGAATGTTAACGTCTGCGGCTGACAGCGATCCGGGACATGCTGGATCAGAAATGGTGTTTAGGCTTGCTGGGGCTTTCGCCGCTTCGGCAGTCGCAAAGCCAGCAGACCCAAAATGACGGCCATATATAGAAGTGGCTCAAGCTGAATGCCCTTCACCAACCAGATATAATGAACGCCCCCCAGTATAACGGCCAGATAGGCCAGCTTGTGCAGGCTGCGCCACTTTGGCCCCAGTCTGCGGACGGACCAGTTGTTGGACGTCGCGGCCAAGGGGATCAGGCACAAGAACCCCGCCATCCCGACAGTAACATAAGGTCGCTTTAGAATGTCTTCCCAGATCCGGTCCAGCGCCTGAACATCCAGTACGGCCCAAACCAGAAAATGCGCCAAAACAAAAAAGAAGGTCATCACACCAATGGCGCGGCGAAACTTGATCAGATTAACACCAAGGTAGCGGCGCAGCGGTGTGATGGCCAAACTCAGGATCAGAAGTTTCAGCGCAAGTTCACCGTATTCATGTTCAAGCGCCTTAATCGGCTCGCGGCCCAGCCCACCCGTCAGACCGAGGTAAAACAGATATGGAAGCGGCAACGCCAACAACAGGTACACAAGCCACGTCGGTACTTTGCGCGCAGCCGTGTTTATGCGATCCGCAACACTCACGCGCAGCATTGGCCCCCGTCCTGAATCGGCGGACAGGCAATAGTGCCATAAGAGCAAAACACACAACAATCACCCGGCAACGGCTTCAGCACCTCACCGCAGCCTTTGCATTCATAAAACCACTGGCAGGCATCGGTCGGCATCTGCTCGGGTTCGACATGGTCACAGATCGGGCAGGTCAGTGTTGAAGTCAGTTCAGCCATGTGCGGGCAATTCCCGATAGCAGCCAGGCAATCTACAGCAAGGCTGAGAATAAGCGCAGCCAGCAGAACCGATCCATTCAGCGCGAAATTCGGCAGCACTACCCATCAGAAGTTCGCCTTGAGGTCCATACCTTCATAAAGGCCCGCCACCTCAGCTTCATACCCATTGAACATCAGCGTCGGCACGCGCTTTGAAAAAAGACCGCCCCCGACGGGCCGTTCGCTGGCCTGAGACCAACGTGGGTGACTGACTTCTGGGTTCACATTACTATAGAACCCATATTCACGCGCATTCGCTTTGTTCCAGCTTGTCGGCGGCTCTTTGTCCGTCAGCGTGATCCTGACAATCGACTTGATCGACTTGAACCCGTATTTCCAAGGCACCACCAAACGCAGCGGCGCACCATTCTGGTTTGGAATGTCCTTGCCGTAAATGCCGGTCGCCATGATCGTCAACGGATGCATCGCCTCATCAAGGCGCAGGCCTTCGACGTAGGGCCAGTCCAGCACCGGATACCGAACGCCGGGCATCTCGTCGGGCCGCAGTGCAGTTTCGAACGCCACATATTTCGCGCCCGACTGAACACCGGCCAAATTCAGCAGATCGGCCAGTTCAAAACCATTCCACGGGATCACCATCGACCATGCCTCGACACAGCGGAAACGGTAAATGCGTTCCTCGATGGTCATCGCTTTCATGATGTCCTCAAACGCATAGGCCCCCGGTTTGTCGACCAGACCGTTAATCTCAACCGTCCAGGGCGCGGTCACAAGGGATCCGGCATTGGCGGCGGGATCTGTTTTTCCGGTGCCAAATTCATAATAGTTGTTGTACTGCGTGATGTCTTCATAGGCATTCGGCTCAAGTGCCTCTTGTGCCTGTATCGATCCACCAATGCTGGCCAACCCCGCCGCGGCAGCACCACCCGCCATCAGTTGACGGCGATTGAGAAAAGCCTGCTCTGGCGTAACGTCACTGTCTTTTAACGTGTTGATCCAACGATTGGCCATGGGACGCTCCTTAATGTATTATCTGTAAGTAGTGCCGCTGCTCTGCTCCACCAAACCAATTCGGCGCACATTTCAGGCAGCACACTCAATTGTTAGAATAGCGCCATCATTAGGGAAATCATCATGAACCGCCTCATTTATGCTGCTGCACTTGCCTTTGCCCTGCCTGCATTCGCGGACGATCTGATCACCTACACCACAGACCAAAGTTTTGATGATGTTGTATTTGGCGTTGAAAACGCCATCATCGACCAGGGTCTAATCGCCGAGAACGTCAGCCATGTCGGCGAGATGCTGGAACGCACACGAGATGATGTCGGATCAGACGTTGTCTTGTTTGAGGCAGCCGAGGTCTTCAGCTTTTGCTCTGCGACAGTGTCGCGCAAGGTGATGGAGGCTGACGTGATGAACATCCGGTTTTGTCCCTACAACATCTTCGTGATGCAACTCCCGGACAGCGATATGGTCACCATCGGATATCGCAGCTTTCCTGACGGGGCGATGCAAGATGTGCAGGCCTTGCTGGACGCCATAGCCAGATCCGCGATCGGACAAGAATAGGCACGGAACCGCACCGGATCACCCCGCTTTGATAACTTATTTGTGAGTGGAAATTGGAATTGTGCGCGGCTTAGCGCACGTTTCGTTTTCGTCAAACGGCATCGGCAAATAACCCCGGTGAACCAAACCCTTTCGATTGACGTATCTCTTTCAATGCTAACGCAAGCATTGTTTATCAACCTCTGAGGAGAAGAATATGCTACGTTCAACAACACTCGCACTTACCGTTGCCACACTGATGGGAACAACCGCTTTGGCTGATGGCCACGCCAAAGACATCGTAGATACTGCCGGCGCGGCAGGATCGTTCACAACCCTGCTCGCCGCTGCTGAGGCTGCCGGCCTGGTCGATACACTCAAAAGCGAAGGTCCATTTACCGTTTTCGCCCCTACAGACGAGGCTTTTGCTGCCCTTCCCGAAGGCACCGTCGAAACGCTGCTTCTGCCAGAGAATAAAGACCAGTTGGCAGCCATCCTGACCTATCACGTGATCGCTGGGAAAGTCATGTCCACAGACCTCGTCGACGACACCGAGGCGATGACCGTACAGGGCACGACAGTCATGATCGATCTGGACAATGGCGTCATGGTTGACGGCGCAACAGTGACCACCGCCGATATCGAAGCCACAAACGGCGTGATCCATGTGATCGACAAGGTGATTTTGCCCGAATAAGGCACATGTCGCGACGCGGTTTCTTACCCGACCGAAAAAGGCCCGCCAGAAATTCTGGCGGGCCTCTTTTTCTTGTGCATATATATAGTGCCGATCAATGCACCGTTGCATCATCCGGTTTGGGTTTGCTACTGGCGGCAATCCGATCGCCAATGACCAAACCATCGGCACCCGCAGTGACTTCGATTGTATCGCCATCGTGGATATCACCGGCCAACAGCATTTCTGCCAGGGGGTTTTGCAACGTACGCTGAATCACCCGCTTTAACGGACGCGCCCCAAATACCGGGTCATACCCTTCATCTGCCAGCCAGTCCCGCGC
Protein-coding sequences here:
- the msrP gene encoding protein-methionine-sulfoxide reductase catalytic subunit MsrP; protein product: MANRWINTLKDSDVTPEQAFLNRRQLMAGGAAAAGLASIGGSIQAQEALEPNAYEDITQYNNYYEFGTGKTDPAANAGSLVTAPWTVEINGLVDKPGAYAFEDIMKAMTIEERIYRFRCVEAWSMVIPWNGFELADLLNLAGVQSGAKYVAFETALRPDEMPGVRYPVLDWPYVEGLRLDEAMHPLTIMATGIYGKDIPNQNGAPLRLVVPWKYGFKSIKSIVRITLTDKEPPTSWNKANAREYGFYSNVNPEVSHPRWSQASERPVGGGLFSKRVPTLMFNGYEAEVAGLYEGMDLKANF
- the msrQ gene encoding protein-methionine-sulfoxide reductase heme-binding subunit MsrQ — its product is MLRVSVADRINTAARKVPTWLVYLLLALPLPYLFYLGLTGGLGREPIKALEHEYGELALKLLILSLAITPLRRYLGVNLIKFRRAIGVMTFFFVLAHFLVWAVLDVQALDRIWEDILKRPYVTVGMAGFLCLIPLAATSNNWSVRRLGPKWRSLHKLAYLAVILGGVHYIWLVKGIQLEPLLYMAVILGLLALRLPKRRKPQQA
- a CDS encoding GDCCVxC domain-containing (seleno)protein, with the translated sequence MAELTSTLTCPICDHVEPEQMPTDACQWFYECKGCGEVLKPLPGDCCVFCSYGTIACPPIQDGGQCCA
- a CDS encoding DUF302 domain-containing protein, which gives rise to MNRLIYAAALAFALPAFADDLITYTTDQSFDDVVFGVENAIIDQGLIAENVSHVGEMLERTRDDVGSDVVLFEAAEVFSFCSATVSRKVMEADVMNIRFCPYNIFVMQLPDSDMVTIGYRSFPDGAMQDVQALLDAIARSAIGQE
- a CDS encoding fasciclin domain-containing protein, which produces MLRSTTLALTVATLMGTTALADGHAKDIVDTAGAAGSFTTLLAAAEAAGLVDTLKSEGPFTVFAPTDEAFAALPEGTVETLLLPENKDQLAAILTYHVIAGKVMSTDLVDDTEAMTVQGTTVMIDLDNGVMVDGATVTTADIEATNGVIHVIDKVILPE